In the genome of Populus trichocarpa isolate Nisqually-1 chromosome 6, P.trichocarpa_v4.1, whole genome shotgun sequence, one region contains:
- the LOC7479478 gene encoding nuclear transcription factor Y subunit A-10 isoform X2, which translates to MAMKTFYLKEHEGSVHNPNGQLSTVPWWTAFGSQAVNGESCGLLKALPIEQPAGGGETATKLARMGTEQGLDKGNITQFTIFPGDCKPSGGGQKSVQGAISLQTALPEYYAHFDLGFGQPVICAKYPVVDQCYGLFSTFGPQISPYMHRSRHLHAMRRPRGCGGRFLNTKELNDGKGITEAKKAGDFQLSQPTGSQSSEVLESGGATLNSMEANCGGSNLSGSEVTSLYNRVDFDRFPFNHHGPTVHGFSGMDGGHGIGIGMPSKWIAAADNCSNLK; encoded by the exons ATGGCTATGAAAACTTTTTATCTCAAAGAACATGAAGGAAGTGTCCATAATCCAAATGGGCAGTTGTCAACAGTGCCATGGTGGACTGCATTTGGGTCTCAGGCTGTTAATGGTGAATCGTGTGGCCTATTGAAGGCTTTACCCATAGAACAGCCTGCCGGTGGAGGTGAAACTGCTACTAAGCTCGCCAGGATGGGTACTGAGCAAGGGTTGGATAAAGGGAATATCACTCAATTCACTATATTTCCCG GTGACTGCAAACCTTCAGGTGGTGGACAGAAATCTGTTCAGGGAGCCATTTCACTGCAAACAGCTCTGCCGGAATATTATGCTCATTTTGACCTGGGATTTGGTCAGCCTGTG ATCTGCGCAAAGTATCCTGTCGTGGACCAATGTTATGGATTATTCTCAACTTTTGGACCTCAAATTTCG CCTTATATGCACCGTTCACGCCATCTCCACGCAATGCGCCGACCAAGGGGATGCGGTGGCCGTTTCTTGAATACGAAAGAGTTGAATGATGGAAAAGGCATAACAGAGGCTAAGAAAGCTGGTGATTTTCAACTTTCGCAGCCAACTGGTTCTCAGAGTTCTGAAGTCCTGGAATCAGGTGGTGCAACTTTGAACTCAATGGAAGCAAATTGTGGTGGATCAAATCTCTCTGGGTCAGAAGTGACTAGTTTGTACAACAGGGTAGATTTCGATCGCTTCCCTTTCAATCATCATGGGCCAACTGTCCATGGTTTCTCAGGGATGGACGGAGGGCATGGCATTGGCATTGGCATGCCCAGTAAGTGGATTGCAGCAGCTGACAACTGCAGCAACCTCAAATAG
- the LOC7479477 gene encoding syntaxin-121, which translates to MNDLFSGSFSRFHSEEASPDHHVIQMSEAQSTGGGVNLDKFFEDVESIKDELKELERLNENMRSSHEQSKTLHNARAVKDMRSKMDADVALALKRAKLIKVRLEALDRSNAANRSLPGCGPGSSSDRTRTSVVSGLRKKLKDLMESFNGLRQKITTEYRETVERRYFTVTGENPDEKTLDLLISTGESETFLQKAIQQQGRGRILDTINEIQERHDAVKDLENNLKELHQVFMDMAVLVEHQGEQLDDIESHVQRANSYVRGGTQQLQTARKLQRNSRKWTCYAIIILLIIILVVLLSVRPWEKKK; encoded by the exons ATGAATGACCTCTTTTCCGGCTCCTTCTCTCGCTTCCACAGCGAAGAAGCCTCCCCGGATCACCATGTAATTCAGATGTCCGAAGCGCAGTCCACCGGCGGTGGGGTTAACCTTGACAAGTTCTTTGAAGATGTAGAGTCGATCAAAGATGAGCTCAAGGAGTTGGAAAGACTTAATGAGAATATGCGGTCTTCACATGAGCAAAGTAAGACTCTGCACAACGCGAGGGCTGTCAAGGACATGAGGTCCAAGATGGATGCTGATGTTGCTCTGGCGTTGAAAAGGGCAAAGCTGATCAAGGTCCGGTTAGAGGCCTTGGACCGGTCTAATGCAGCGAACCGGAGTCTTCCTGGGTGTGGACCGGGGTCTTCTTCGGATAGGACTAGGACTTCGGTGGTGAGTGGGTTGAGGAAGAAGTTGAAGGATTTGATGGAGAGTTTTAATGGGTTGAGACAGAAGATAACCACGGAGTATAGAGAGACTGTGGAGAGAAGGTATTTTACTGTGACTGGTGAAAATCCTGATGAGAAGACTCTTGATCTGTTGATCTCTACAG GTGAGAGTGAGACATTTCTCCAGAAAGCAATTCAACAACAGGGGAGAGGCAGGATTTTGGACACGATAAATGAAATTCAGGAAAGGCATGATGCTGTGAAAGATTTGGAAAACAATCTAAAGGAGCTTCACCAAGTGTTTATGGACATGGCAGTATTGGTTGAACATCAAGGCGAACAATTGGATGACATTGAGAGCCATGTGCAAAGAGCTAATTCTTATGTGCGGGGCGGCACCCAGCAGCTGCAGACTGCCAGGAAACTACAGAGAAATTCCAGGAAATGGACTTGTTATGCCATTATTATATTGCTGATCATCATATTGGTGGTGCTCCTCTCTGTGCGGCCGTGGGAGAAAAAGAAGTGA
- the LOC7497651 gene encoding RNA-binding protein CP33, chloroplastic: MSALSMAASTITSSPLHTKLSNLSFTHSPLPLPSHFSSKPLLKPLKPPQLNNHDSNSLSLLSLPHFHGIFAASSDSFESGTEENTTALDDPQSETDEFDQEIVEEEGDVEAIKATEEGKLYVGNLPYSMTSSELTEVFEEAGRVFSAEVIYDRVTDRSRGFGFVTMGSVEEAKKAIQMFNGTQFGGRSVRVNFPEVPRGGEREVMGPRIQSGYKGFIDSEHKIYAGNLGWRLTSEGLRDAFANQPGVLSAKVIYERDSRRSRGFGFVSFESAENAEAALEAMNGEEVEGRPMRLNLAGERSPPPSAKENNTENNLESGELLSSFGT; the protein is encoded by the exons ATGTCAGCTCTCTCCATGGCAGCTTCAACTATAACTTCCTCTCCATTACACACAAAGCTTTCAAACCTCTCCTTCACTCACTCTCCACTTCCACTCCCTTCCCACTTCTCATCAAAACCCTTACTTAAACCTCTAAAACCCCCCCAACTCAACAACCACGACTCTAATTCCCTTTCTCTCCTCTCCCTCCCTCATTTCCATGGCATTTTTGCTGCCTCCTCTGACAGTTTTGAATCTGGAACAGAAGAAAACACCACAGCTCTAGATGACCCACAAAGTGAAACGGACGAATTTGACCAAGaaattgtagaagaagaaggagatgtGGAGGCCATAAAAGCAACTGAAGAAGGCAAGCTTTATGTGGGAAATCTACCATATTCAATGACTTCTTCGGAATTGACTGAGGTTTTTGAGGAAGCTGGTCGTGTTTTCAGTGCTGAG GTTATTTATGATCGAGTTACGGATAGGAGCAGGGGCTTTGGGTTTGTTACCATGGGAAGTGTTGAAGAAGCTAAAAAGGCGATTCAGATGTTCAATGGAACA CAATTTGGAGGTCGATCTGTGAGGGTGAACTTCCCAGAAGTGCCAAGGGGAGGTGAGAGGGAAGTAATGGGACCAAGGATACAGAGTGGCTACAAGGGGTTTATAGACAGCGAACACAAGATATATGCAGGAAACCTTGGTTGGCGCCTCACATCTGAGGGTCTTAGAGACGCATTTGCTAACCAGCCAGGGGTATTAAGTGCCAAAGTCATCTACGAGAGGGACTCAAGAAGATCACGAGGTTTTGGCTTTGTCTCTTTTGAATCTGCTGAGAATGCAGAAGCTGCTTTAGAAGCCATGAATGGAGAG GAGGTGGAAGGGCGGCCTATGCGATTGAATTTGGCCGGAGAAAGATCACCTCCTCCTTCAGCCAAGGAAAATAACACAGAAAACAATCTTGAGAGCGGTGAATTGCTGTCCAGCTTTGGAACCTGA
- the LOC7479478 gene encoding nuclear transcription factor Y subunit A-2 isoform X3 translates to MKCSTGLTCLHLSWPKRPGDCKPSGGGQKSVQGAISLQTALPEYYAHFDLGFGQPVICAKYPVVDQCYGLFSTFGPQISGRIMLPMSTTTDDVPIYVNAKQYHGIIRRRKSRAKAALENKLPRNRKPYMHRSRHLHAMRRPRGCGGRFLNTKELNDGKGITEAKKAGDFQLSQPTGSQSSEVLESGGATLNSMEANCGGSNLSGSEVTSLYNRVDFDRFPFNHHGPTVHGFSGMDGGHGIGIGMPSKWIAAADNCSNLK, encoded by the exons ATGAAGTGCTCAACTGGTCTGACATGTCTTCATCTTTCATGGCCCAAAAGACCAG GTGACTGCAAACCTTCAGGTGGTGGACAGAAATCTGTTCAGGGAGCCATTTCACTGCAAACAGCTCTGCCGGAATATTATGCTCATTTTGACCTGGGATTTGGTCAGCCTGTG ATCTGCGCAAAGTATCCTGTCGTGGACCAATGTTATGGATTATTCTCAACTTTTGGACCTCAAATTTCG GGCCGGATTATGCTCCCAATGAGCACGACCACAGATGATGTACCCATATATGTAAATGCGAAGCAATACCATGGAATCATAAGACGTAGGAAGTCCCGTGCAAAAGCTGCACTGGAGAATAAATTGCCCAGAAATCGTAAG CCTTATATGCACCGTTCACGCCATCTCCACGCAATGCGCCGACCAAGGGGATGCGGTGGCCGTTTCTTGAATACGAAAGAGTTGAATGATGGAAAAGGCATAACAGAGGCTAAGAAAGCTGGTGATTTTCAACTTTCGCAGCCAACTGGTTCTCAGAGTTCTGAAGTCCTGGAATCAGGTGGTGCAACTTTGAACTCAATGGAAGCAAATTGTGGTGGATCAAATCTCTCTGGGTCAGAAGTGACTAGTTTGTACAACAGGGTAGATTTCGATCGCTTCCCTTTCAATCATCATGGGCCAACTGTCCATGGTTTCTCAGGGATGGACGGAGGGCATGGCATTGGCATTGGCATGCCCAGTAAGTGGATTGCAGCAGCTGACAACTGCAGCAACCTCAAATAG
- the LOC7479478 gene encoding nuclear transcription factor Y subunit A-10 isoform X1: protein MAMKTFYLKEHEGSVHNPNGQLSTVPWWTAFGSQAVNGESCGLLKALPIEQPAGGGETATKLARMGTEQGLDKGNITQFTIFPGDCKPSGGGQKSVQGAISLQTALPEYYAHFDLGFGQPVICAKYPVVDQCYGLFSTFGPQISGRIMLPMSTTTDDVPIYVNAKQYHGIIRRRKSRAKAALENKLPRNRKPYMHRSRHLHAMRRPRGCGGRFLNTKELNDGKGITEAKKAGDFQLSQPTGSQSSEVLESGGATLNSMEANCGGSNLSGSEVTSLYNRVDFDRFPFNHHGPTVHGFSGMDGGHGIGIGMPSKWIAAADNCSNLK from the exons ATGGCTATGAAAACTTTTTATCTCAAAGAACATGAAGGAAGTGTCCATAATCCAAATGGGCAGTTGTCAACAGTGCCATGGTGGACTGCATTTGGGTCTCAGGCTGTTAATGGTGAATCGTGTGGCCTATTGAAGGCTTTACCCATAGAACAGCCTGCCGGTGGAGGTGAAACTGCTACTAAGCTCGCCAGGATGGGTACTGAGCAAGGGTTGGATAAAGGGAATATCACTCAATTCACTATATTTCCCG GTGACTGCAAACCTTCAGGTGGTGGACAGAAATCTGTTCAGGGAGCCATTTCACTGCAAACAGCTCTGCCGGAATATTATGCTCATTTTGACCTGGGATTTGGTCAGCCTGTG ATCTGCGCAAAGTATCCTGTCGTGGACCAATGTTATGGATTATTCTCAACTTTTGGACCTCAAATTTCG GGCCGGATTATGCTCCCAATGAGCACGACCACAGATGATGTACCCATATATGTAAATGCGAAGCAATACCATGGAATCATAAGACGTAGGAAGTCCCGTGCAAAAGCTGCACTGGAGAATAAATTGCCCAGAAATCGTAAG CCTTATATGCACCGTTCACGCCATCTCCACGCAATGCGCCGACCAAGGGGATGCGGTGGCCGTTTCTTGAATACGAAAGAGTTGAATGATGGAAAAGGCATAACAGAGGCTAAGAAAGCTGGTGATTTTCAACTTTCGCAGCCAACTGGTTCTCAGAGTTCTGAAGTCCTGGAATCAGGTGGTGCAACTTTGAACTCAATGGAAGCAAATTGTGGTGGATCAAATCTCTCTGGGTCAGAAGTGACTAGTTTGTACAACAGGGTAGATTTCGATCGCTTCCCTTTCAATCATCATGGGCCAACTGTCCATGGTTTCTCAGGGATGGACGGAGGGCATGGCATTGGCATTGGCATGCCCAGTAAGTGGATTGCAGCAGCTGACAACTGCAGCAACCTCAAATAG
- the LOC7497650 gene encoding transcription factor bHLH91, which yields MYEETACFETNNSIVEGGNDDGFCQVSPFMTGSSTTSSFEESFKLSMEELSNHYHQEESAAAASMEEIQLQHHMAFNNNCHHLMEQYPTNHHQVLSYDHPSNWDPNTIQFQEMHQVLDQNGNFNATANTPSSLLPDLLNLFNLPRCTSTSTLLPNSSISFTNPAHKTPSGFMGVDSTSVLFDSNPLAPQFRELVHSLPPHGYGLPAPLFGGGQGGDHVDGLSGGGLSYQDGGHGDGVFEFTAEMACIGKGIRKSGKVTKHFATERQRREHLNGKYTALRNLVPNPSKNDRASVVGDAINYIKELLRTVEELKLLVEKKRNGRERIKRRKPEEDGGVDVLENSNTKVEQDQSTYNNGSLRSSWLQRKSKHTEVDVRLIEDEVTIKLVQRKKVNCLLSVSKVLDELQLDLHHAAGGLIGDYYSFLFNTKINEGSCVYASGIANKLLEVVDRQYASSTSVPAASC from the exons ATGTATGAAGAGACAGCCTGCTTTGAAACCAACAACTCCATAGTAGAAGGTGGGAATGATGATGGGTTTTGTCAAGTTTCACCATTCATGACAGGTAGCAGTACCACAAGCAGCTTTGAAGAAAGTTTCAAGCTCTCCATGGAAGAGCTCTCTAATCATTACCACCAAGAAGaatctgctgctgctgcctcTATGGAAGAAATTCAACTTCAACATCACATGGCTTTTAACAACAACTGCCACCATTTAATGGAACAGTACCCTACAAATCATCATCAAGTCCTGTCATATGACCACCCCTCAAATTGGGATCCCAATACCATTCAATTCCAAGAGATGCACCAAGTACTTGATCAAAATGGCAACTTTAATGCTACTGCTAATACACCATCCTCCTTGCTACCTGACCTTCTCAATCTTTTCAACCTTCCCAGATGCACATCAACATCCACTTTGCTTCCGAATTCATCAATTTCCTTTACAAACCCTGCCCATAAGACTCCCTCGGGCTTTATGGGGGTGGACAGTACATCTGTGCTTTTCGACTCAAACCCACTTGCTCCACAGTTTAGGGAATTGGTTCATTCTTTACCACCACATGGCTATGGTTTGCCTGCACCCTTGTTTGGCGGTGGCCAAGGGGGTGATCACGTGGATGGACTAAGTGGAGGAGGTCTAAGTTACCAAGATGGGGGTCATGGAGATGGGGTTTTTGAGTTTACTGCAGAAATGGCATGTATTGGCAAGGGAATCAGGAAATCTGGCAAGGTTACTAAGCATTTTGCAACAGAACGCCAAAGGAGAGAGCACCTGAATGGAAAGTATACTGCCTTGAGGAACTTGGTTCCAAATCCTTCCAAG AATGATAGGGCATCTGTGGTTGGAGATGCAATTAACTATATCAAAGAACTTCTTCGGACGGTTGAGGAGCTGAAATTACtagtggagaagaagagaaacggCAGAGAGAGAATCAAAAGGCGCAAGCCTGAAGAAGATGGTGGGGTAGACGTTCTTGAGAATTCTAACACGAAGGTTGAACAAGATCAGTCAACATACAATAATGGTTCATTAAGGAGTTCTTGGCTTCAGAGGAAATCCAAGCATACCGAGGTAGATGTTCGCCTAATCGAAGATGAAGTTACAATTAAACTTGTTCAGAGAAAGAAGGTTAATTGCTTGTTATCTGTTTCCAAAGTCCTTGATGAGCTTCAGCTTGATCTCCACCATGCTGCTGGTGGCCTTATTGGGGATTACTACAGCTTTCTGTTCAACACTAAG ATAAACGAAGGATCATGTGTTTATGCTAGTGGAATAGCCAACAAACTGCTTGAGGTTGTGGACAGACAGTATGCATCCAGTACCAGTGTACCAGCAGCCAGTTGTTAG